A single region of the Kwoniella botswanensis chromosome 1, complete sequence genome encodes:
- a CDS encoding thioredoxin-like protein 4A, with protein sequence MSYFMTHLHSGWHVDQAILVEEDRVVCIRFGHDHDQECMALDETLYGVSEKVQNFAVIYLVDITEVPDFNKMYELYDNCSLMFFYRNKHIMIDLGTGDNNKINWAITDKQELIDIIETVYRGASKGRGLVVSPRDYSTRQKGR encoded by the exons ATGTCGTATTTCATGACCCA CTTGCATTCCGGCTGGCATGTCGACCAAGCGATTCTCGTGGAGGAAGACCGTGTGGTGTGTATACGGTTCGGTCACGATCATGACCAGGAATGTATGGCGTTAGATGAGACTCTGTACGGTGTGTCAGAGAAAGTGCAGAATTTTGCTGTCATCTACCTGGTGGATATAACTGAAGTACCGGACTTCAACAAGATGTACGAGTTGTACGATAATTGCTCGTTGATGTTCTTCTATCG AAATAAGCACATCATGATAGATCTGGGTACGGGTGATAACAACAAGAT AAATTGGGCTATAACCGATAAACAGGAG TTGATCGACATCATCGAGACTGTGTATAGAGGAGCTTCGAAAGGACGTGGTCTCGTAGTATCACCTCGAG ATTACTCGACTCGACAGAAAGGCCGATAG